Below is a window of Chloroflexota bacterium DNA.
CAGCAAGCTGGATGTGCAGAGTCGCGCCGAGGCGGTGACGGTAGCACTGAAGAAGGGCCTGGTATCGCTTGACCGGTAGCGACAACGTCGGCGCCGTATCGCCATATTTCCCTGGGGCCTTGTGTTTGCGGCGCGATGGTGTGGCGCGCACGTGTCGACGGCAAGCGCGTGTTGAGTCTGCCGTCCCGCCGCGCGCAAACGGGGTCGAAGCGCGTGCGCTGCTTTGCCCTTCGACCCCTTCGACAGGCTCAGGGGCCGGCTCAGGGCGCGTTCGTATTGCTAGGGATTCGACCGCGGAACGGTTCTACCGCGACGGCAGCAATTCTCATTTTGGAGTCGGCCGCCAGTATGCCCCCTCATCCCCTGGCCCCTGCTCCCCCGCGCACCTCCCCTTAGAATCTCGCCCCCTCCCAACAAAGTTGGGAGGGGGTCGGGGGGAGGGCAACGCCGCTTTCTTGTCGAGCCAGCTTGCGTGATAAGCACCAGGGGGCCAGTTCATAGCAAGCCGGCATTGGAAAGTACCCGTCCAAAGCCAAAATGGGAATTGCTGCCGCGACGGTTGGGGACTTGCCTGCGCACGCCTATAATCAGGGGGGTCTATGCCAACTAAGAAGCAGCGCGATGCTACGACGAATCGGTCATCCACGAACAAGCGCCGTAGTGCGAAGCAACCAAGCGGCCAGCGCGCCCAGTCGCGTCGCCCGGCAACCCCCCGTCCGGCACGTGGCGTGCCCGTTGCGCGTGGTGCTTCCCCGGCCATGCCGCCTGCGCGTGACAAGCCTGGCGGCGGGCGTTCCGCGTCCTGGCGCGAGGCGCTCGCGGAATTGAAGCAATCCGAAGCGATGATTCAGACGCTGTTCCGCATCAGCAAGAAGTTGAATGCCACATTGGATGTGGACAAGTTGTTGGACGAGCTGGCGCAAGAGGCGATTCAGATTGTCCGGGGCGAGAGCGGGTTCGCGGGCTTGCGGACCGCCGATGGCATGACAATCCACAAGTACTTCCGCGAGGGCGTGGCGATACCGTACGACTATACCTGGCCGGAAGGGCGCGGCATTCCGGGCTGGGTTCTCAAGTACCGGATCCCCTATGGCACGAGCGATGCAGCCAACGATCAGGTCCTGCAGCACGACCTGTCGATCAATGCCGGTGTGCGCTCGCTGATCTGTACGCCGATCCTGGATTCGGTCGGCGGTGTGCTCGGCTACTTCGACATTCGGAACAAGACGGACGGCAACGGCTTTACGCCGAATGATCAGGAGATGCTGATGGCGCTGTCTCCGGCCGCGTCGATCGCCATTCAGAACGCGCTGGCCTACGGCAAACGGCTTCAGGTTGAAGCCGAACTCAAGAGTTCGCACGCTCAACTGCGTGCGCTGGCGGCCAAACTGGAGGCGGTCCGCGAAGAGGAGCGCACAACGATCGCACGCGAATTGCATGATCAGCTGGGCCAGGCGTTGACGGCGCTTAAGCTGGACCTCGCCCGCCTCACCGATCGCCTGGTGGACAAAGATGCGGCGCTCGCGCGCGAGGCGGTGGCCATTACCGCCCAGATGGATGCGCTGGTGAAGACCGTCCGGCGCATCGCAACGGAACTGCGGCCCGGGGTATTGGACAACTTGGGACTGGCGGCGTCGATCGAATGGCAGTCCCGCGAATTTCAGAGGCGGACGGGAATCGAGTGCGTCGTGACCTTGCCGGATGATGATCTGCTGCTAACACGGGGGCAGGCGACCGCCCTCTTTCGCATCTTCCAGGAGACGCTGACGAACGTCACGCGGCACGCGCAGGCGAGCCGCGTGGCCGTGGAGTTGCGGGCAACGACGGACTGGCTGACGCTCATGGTGCATGACAACGGGCGGGGCATTCAACGCGGGCAGATGGCCGGCGCCAACTCGCTGGGGCTGCTCGGCATGCGCGAGCGCACCGAACTGCTGGGCGGCTCGTTCGATATTCGTGGAACGCCCAGCCACGGGACGACAGTCACCGTGGCGATCCCGCGCGCGCCGGCCACGCAGGCAGGAGGGCATGCATGACGGGGCTCAACATAATTCTGGCCGATGACCATGCCGTCGTGCGGCAGGGCGTGAAGCAGATACTGGCGGGCGCGTTTCCCTCGGCACGCTTCGGTGAAGCGGCCACGGCCCGCGATGTTCTGGAGATGGTGCATGATGGGCACTGGGATGTCGTCGTGCTGGATCTGACCATGCCCGGCAATAACGGGCTGGATGTGTTGAAGCAGATTAAGCACGATCGGCCGGAACTGCCGGTGCTGATTCTGACCATGTATCCCGAAGACCAGTTTGCCATGCGCGCTATCCGTGCCGGTGCGGCGGGCTACCTTAACAAGGAAGGCGCGCCCGAGGAATTGGTGCTGGCGCTGCGAAAGATTCTGAGCGGCGGCAACTACATCAGCGCAGCTGTGGCCGACGAGTTGATCGTGCACACGCGCCAGGACGACAGCCGTCCGATGCATGAGCTGTTGTCTGATCGGGAGTTTCAGGTGCTGTGCATGATTGGCTCCGGCAAGACGGTCAAGGATATTTCGACCGAATTGTCGTTGAGCGCGGCCACGGTCAGCACCTACCGGGCGCGCATCTTGCAGAAGATGCGCCTGAAGACCAACGCGGATCTGATGCAGTATGCGATGCAGAAGGGGCTCGTCTAGCGCATCGGCCTGCGTCGCTGCATTTCCGGGCGCCGGACAACCCGAGCCGCCGATTTCCCGGCAGGCGGTGGCTGGCGGCGATCGCTGCTCGTTAGCCGAACTGCGCGCGTGACGCGGCCGGCGCGTGCAGTGGGTGCGGTGGCCTCCTCCGATGATTTGCGCTTGCGCGCAGGGTTCCAGACGGCATGCTCAATCGTCGCTGCGGGCGCTCACTTGACCGGTCGAAAATAGGAGCCATGCTGACGTCCGGGCTGAGCCAAACGTAGGATGCGACCTCGTCTGCATTTGAGCGACGGCTGTCGCCCAGTTGCCGCGACAGACCGGTTGAAAGATGACGCTGGGTACATCAATACAGTGCGTGTATCAAAGGAGCGTGTCTGTGCATTTCGATCTGCTCATTAAAAGCGGCGATCTGGTTGACCCCGGCAGCGGGCGAGTCGGCAAGTTCGACGTTGCCATCAAGCGCGACCGGATTGCTGCCGTGGACGCCAACATTCCGGCTGAATCGGCGGCGCAGGTGATCGATGCCAGCGGGCAGTATGTCACGCCGGGCCTCGTGGACATGCACACGCACGTATATCATGGGGTGACCTACTGGGGCATTGATCCCGATCCGGTAGCAGCGCGCACCGGCGTCACGACGTGGCTTGATGTCGGGTCGGCCGGCGCTTTCAACCTGATCGGCCTGCGCAATTACGTTGCGAAACCGGCGACGGCGCGCGTCTACGCGCTGCTGCATATCGCCTCCGTCGGCCTGACGGCCGAGACGTGGGAGGCCTCCAATCTGAACTACTGCAATGTCGACCTGTGCTGCACGATGGTCAATCGCAATCGCGATTGGGTGCTGGGCGTCAAAGTGCGCATTGACGGGAATACGGTCGGGCCGAACGGCATCGAACCGCTCCGTCGCGCGCAGGAGGCCGCTCGGCGCGTTGACCTCCCGTTGATGGTGCACATTGGCGATTCGGGTCCGAGCATTGACGGCCTGGGCGAAGTGCTGCCGCTGATGCGTCGCGGCGACATCTTGACGCACTGCTTTACGGGGCGCGACATGCGCATTGTCGACGGCAAAGGCCGCCTGCTCGCCGCGGCCCGGCGGGCCTGGGATTCCGGCGTGGTTATGGATATCGGGCATGGCGCCGGCTCGTTCTCGTTTGAGACGGCCGAGGCCCTGATTCGCGACGGATACAAGCCCGACGTGATCTCATCCGATATTCACCAGTTGAGCGTGCATGGCCCGTGTTTTGACCTGCCGACCTGTCTGAGCAAGTTCCTTGCACTGGGCATGACGTTTGGCGAGGTGATCGAGCGAGCGACATCGCGTCCGGCCCAAGTGTTGGGTCTGGACGATGCTGTCGGCACACTGGCACCGGGCCGGCTCGCCGATGTGGCGCTGTTTCGTATCGAGCGCGGCGATTTCACATTCTACGATGTGGCCATGAACGCACGCACCGGCCACGAACTCGTCCGCAACACGCTGACGATCGTTGGCGGTCACGTCATGCCGCGAAAGCCTGATGCGCCGGCGGCGCCCTGGATTGTGCTCAGCGACGCACAGCGCGCCCTCATCGAGCGCGGTCACACACCGGCGGCATTCATAGACGCATCAGCGGCCGCATAAGCCGCTCGCCGGACCCCAAAACGCGCGACGGCGCACCGGTCGAGCTGCATGCGCAGCCGCGGCGCCGGTTCCAGCCGAGGCAAGGGGCGGCGACCGCCAGTCGCATCGTGTGTGGCCGGCGATCGCCGTGCTGTCTTGCCGCTAGGCCGACTTGGGTTGGGCTGCCAGCAACTGCGCGAGCAGCTCGCTACCTTGCGCTGGCACGAGTGTCACCCGCGCCTTGCTTTCCGCGATCTTGCCCAGTTCAAGAATCTCGAACATCGTATTCGCCACGTCAGGGTCGCTGCTGATCTTCTGCAGCGCTTCACCGACGATCTTCGGGCGCATAGCGTTGGCCTTGCCAAATTCGATTGACGCCTGACGCTCGGCCGTGCTGCTGATGATGCTGACCTGGTTGACGCCGTCCTGGGTGATAGCGGAGGTCACCTGGCGCAGCCGGTTGACGACCTTCTCCTCGATCTGTTTGATCATGCCCACATCGCGGAAGTGCACTTTGCGGATGTACACGGAGCCGAGCTTGTAGCCCCACTCGACGGATTTGGGCGACACGTCGCCGCGCACCGCCTGGCTCATGGCGTGCCGGTCTTCCAGCATGCTGCCCAGCGGCAGATTGCTCAGGGTGCGCACGGTTGCGTTGCCGACGTTCGCGCTCAGCGATCCTTGCGGGTCGGCATTCTTGAACATGTAGAAGACCGGGTCGCTGATGTACATCTCATACCAGATGCCGATGCCCATCGGCGCGCCTTCTTCGGAGTTAACCGGTTGGCTGCGCAGGTACTGCTGGTCCAACCGCATGTCGAGCACCTGGCAGGTGCCCAGCCAGTTCACCAGCGCGGCTTGCGGCCCCAGCCGGGGCCACAGCAGGTGCAGCCCGGGCTCGCGCAGCACGCCCAGCACTTTGCCAAACAGCACGTACACGCGGCAGGTACCCTCCTGCACAATGGCATAGGTGCCGAACATGCGCAAGCCCCACAGCGCCACCGGCACAACGAACCAGGCGGCACAGAACGTGACGATCGCGGCCCCCAGCAGGCTGATCAACGCGTTCATGGCTTCACCTCCAGGATGGCGTGCTCAGTCTGCCCGAAGACTTTCAGGCGCACATTGCGCAGGTAGGTGCTGAGCGCCGCCGGGCCGC
It encodes the following:
- a CDS encoding GAF domain-containing sensor histidine kinase; the protein is MPPARDKPGGGRSASWREALAELKQSEAMIQTLFRISKKLNATLDVDKLLDELAQEAIQIVRGESGFAGLRTADGMTIHKYFREGVAIPYDYTWPEGRGIPGWVLKYRIPYGTSDAANDQVLQHDLSINAGVRSLICTPILDSVGGVLGYFDIRNKTDGNGFTPNDQEMLMALSPAASIAIQNALAYGKRLQVEAELKSSHAQLRALAAKLEAVREEERTTIARELHDQLGQALTALKLDLARLTDRLVDKDAALAREAVAITAQMDALVKTVRRIATELRPGVLDNLGLAASIEWQSREFQRRTGIECVVTLPDDDLLLTRGQATALFRIFQETLTNVTRHAQASRVAVELRATTDWLTLMVHDNGRGIQRGQMAGANSLGLLGMRERTELLGGSFDIRGTPSHGTTVTVAIPRAPATQAGGHA
- a CDS encoding response regulator transcription factor translates to MTGLNIILADDHAVVRQGVKQILAGAFPSARFGEAATARDVLEMVHDGHWDVVVLDLTMPGNNGLDVLKQIKHDRPELPVLILTMYPEDQFAMRAIRAGAAGYLNKEGAPEELVLALRKILSGGNYISAAVADELIVHTRQDDSRPMHELLSDREFQVLCMIGSGKTVKDISTELSLSAATVSTYRARILQKMRLKTNADLMQYAMQKGLV
- a CDS encoding amidohydrolase/deacetylase family metallohydrolase, which translates into the protein MTLGTSIQCVYQRSVSVHFDLLIKSGDLVDPGSGRVGKFDVAIKRDRIAAVDANIPAESAAQVIDASGQYVTPGLVDMHTHVYHGVTYWGIDPDPVAARTGVTTWLDVGSAGAFNLIGLRNYVAKPATARVYALLHIASVGLTAETWEASNLNYCNVDLCCTMVNRNRDWVLGVKVRIDGNTVGPNGIEPLRRAQEAARRVDLPLMVHIGDSGPSIDGLGEVLPLMRRGDILTHCFTGRDMRIVDGKGRLLAAARRAWDSGVVMDIGHGAGSFSFETAEALIRDGYKPDVISSDIHQLSVHGPCFDLPTCLSKFLALGMTFGEVIERATSRPAQVLGLDDAVGTLAPGRLADVALFRIERGDFTFYDVAMNARTGHELVRNTLTIVGGHVMPRKPDAPAAPWIVLSDAQRALIERGHTPAAFIDASAAA
- a CDS encoding SPFH/Band 7/PHB domain protein: MNALISLLGAAIVTFCAAWFVVPVALWGLRMFGTYAIVQEGTCRVYVLFGKVLGVLREPGLHLLWPRLGPQAALVNWLGTCQVLDMRLDQQYLRSQPVNSEEGAPMGIGIWYEMYISDPVFYMFKNADPQGSLSANVGNATVRTLSNLPLGSMLEDRHAMSQAVRGDVSPKSVEWGYKLGSVYIRKVHFRDVGMIKQIEEKVVNRLRQVTSAITQDGVNQVSIISSTAERQASIEFGKANAMRPKIVGEALQKISSDPDVANTMFEILELGKIAESKARVTLVPAQGSELLAQLLAAQPKSA